In Pirellulales bacterium, the sequence GCCGCGACAGTCAAGCATTGCCCTTTCACGTGGCACGCAAGAAAGTGGCGTTCGTCGACGAGCAAGGAAATCGTGTCGAACCGACCCAGCCCAATGCCATCAAATTTGAACGCTTCATTTTCGATCTGTTGCCGCTGGCTGGGCAATCCATTGCCGTGGAAGGGGCAGCAGCCCATTGGTTCGCCCCGGTAAAAAATCCGCCCGGTGAGCGGAGCGAATCTCCCGACACCTGCCGTGCCGCTCTAATTGCCTTGCACCGCCAATGGTTGACCGCTGCCGGCGCGAACGTGGCCCCCGATGTGCCCGTGGAAATTGGCCCGCTGTTTGCGCTCGATGCCGCGGAACTGCGCGCGAAAATTCCGCCCGGCACGACCATTGACAAACCCACTTATCTGCGCTGAGCGGCAACCGCTCGACGCGGTTTCGCCGCCGGCAAAATCCGGGAGGAACTCGCGAGCAATATGCCGATGATTGCCGCCACGCCGACCAACCACAACTCATCGTTCAACGATCGCCGCCGAAAAATGCGCCCGGCAAGTTCGGTGTTTTTTTCGCCGGCCAACTTGGCTAGGTCGGCCGTCGATTTCGGCGTCAGCGGTTGCGGTCCGGTTCCTTCAAAAGTCGCCAACAGCTTGATGTCGGGCATAAGATGTGGCGGCACGGCGCCTTGTGCCAGCGCCTCGGTGTAACCCGGGATTGATGAAACCACTGGCGCCAGCCGCAGATAGGCCTCCCCCGGCGAAAGTTCCTGAACTTCGCGCCGGATGGCATCTTGGTTGATGGGAATCTCCAAGAGTTGCCGGTCTGTCGTATTGGGCCGCAGCAGGACAATCGCTCCGGCGGCGACGATCGCGATGATGGTGATCGCCACACCCAAAAACGCCACACCCTGTCGCGCACTCCATGCCGGCGTCCGAATTTCCTCTTCTTCCGTGACCGATTCCAACTCGCGAAGACCGCGGATGGAAGGCGCCTCGATATCGTGTCCACAGGTGCATCGTAGCCGCTGCCCGGCTTGCCCCGCAGCTACGGGTATTTTGGAACCGCAATGCGGACACGGAAGAAGGTACTTCATCGGCGAAACGCTACGTCCTCAGCCGCGGTCAGCGGCCCCGGCGCCCCCAAAAGTTGTGAAGCACCAGCGAATATCCAAGCCGCGGAAATTTGGACGCCTGAATTAAGGTTCAAAAACCCATGAGCAGGCCCACGTCCAGCTTAATCGAAGCCATTTCACCACGAAAGTGGCGCAAATTCGCGGCGCCTACAGACTGCACTTCGCGGGCAAACTGTTCAATACGAAACTTGGTTGAGCACCCGGCAATCCAAGCAAGAGACGACTCCATCCGCGATTTTTATGAGGAAAAATCTTTGCGCTCTGGACCGCCGAGTTGCTCCGAATTAAATTGATGTGCTGAACCGGCTGAAAGCTCGCTTCTTGATTAATCGGGACTCTGTCAGGACTGTCAGGATATAGTCGCCCAGGGATTCACTCTTGCGGTCACTTTACAGCACAATGATTGGCCCTCAGCTAGCATGAATCGTATGCAGCATGACACTTGGGTGTTCTGATTTAGGGGGCTACCAAGGCACGCATCAAAGATGTTAATATAAGATGATTGGGTAATATAGATAACTGTGTATCCGTGAAGCCACCATCATTTCTTACCAAATGCTGGCGATTCAAATCGCGGGCAAGACATCGTGGTAGAATATGGTGGAATTTCTTTAATGTTTAGCAAATAATTGTTAGCTTGGGATTGACGCGCTCACATTTTGACTCGTGCCGGATGGTGGCTTGTTTTGATCTCTAATCGACGGAGCGTACTGTTCGGTTCCCGTTCTGGCTCACCCTAATCTTCGTGGTTTAGCTGAGGAGTGCTCTCTTGTACAACACGTTGTTGGATGACCTGGAAGACGATTCAACTTCCGGCCCCGATGAAGCCGTGGAGTTGGTCGACAAGGTGGTTGATGATTCGGATGCGGTGGAAGTTGACGACGATCTATTAGTGGCCGAAGCCCCCGTCGGCGATTTGGACGGCGAGCTCAAGGCCGACGAACTGCTTTCGGTCGATGCCGAAGCCGAAAGCTGGTCGGACGACCCAGTGCGAATGTATCTCACGCAGATGGGCGAAATTCCGCTCCTCACGCGCCATGAGGAAATTGCGCTGGCCAAACGCATCGAAATCACCCGCGCTAAGTTCCGCCGCAAGCTCCTGGAATGCGATTTTGTCATCCAGTACGCCATGCGGATTTTAAATCGTGTTCACGTCGGCGAGTTGCCGTTCGATCGGACCGTGCAAGTCAGCGTGACCGATCGGCTGGAGAAAGATCAAATTCTCGGCCGCCTGCCCCATAATCTAAACACGGTGAACGAACTGCTGCGGCGCAACAAGGTTGACTTCCGCTGTGCCTTCAGTAAATCGGCTAAAATGAGTTCGCGCCGTGAAGCATGGCGCCGCTTGAACCGCCGCCGCAAACGCGCGGTCAAGCTGGTGGAAGAACTCGGCCTGCGAACTCAGCGCATCGAAACCATGATTCGCACCCTGGAAGATTTCACTTGCCGGGCTGCGGAACTGAAGGGGCTGGTCGAGCAGCACAAGCGCGCCAAACTGCCACCGGCCGAGCGGGCCCAATGGATTAAGGAATTTCGCCAAATTTTGCGCTGCACCCAGGAAACGCCCTCCAGCATGCGCAATCGAGTCGCGAAAATCAAAACCATTTACACTCAGTACCAACACGCCAAGCGCGGACTGTCCGAAGGCAACCTGCGGTTGGTGGTCAGCATCGCCAAGAAATACCGCAACCGTGGCCTCAGCTTTTTGGATTTAATCCAGGAAGGCAACGCCGGGTTGATGCGCGCGGTCGATAAGTTCGAATATCGACGCGGATTCAAATTCTGCACCTACGCCACCTGGTGGATTCGCCAGGCCATTACGCGGGCTGTCGCCGATCAAAGCCGCACCATCCGTATTCCCGTCCACATGGTGGAAACCATGTCGCGCGTGCGGAATGTCTCGCGGGAACTGTTGCAGCGGCTGGGCCGCGAACCGACGATTGAGGAAACCGCCCGCGAAGCCGGCACGGCCATTGACGAAACTCG encodes:
- a CDS encoding sigma-70 family RNA polymerase sigma factor produces the protein MYNTLLDDLEDDSTSGPDEAVELVDKVVDDSDAVEVDDDLLVAEAPVGDLDGELKADELLSVDAEAESWSDDPVRMYLTQMGEIPLLTRHEEIALAKRIEITRAKFRRKLLECDFVIQYAMRILNRVHVGELPFDRTVQVSVTDRLEKDQILGRLPHNLNTVNELLRRNKVDFRCAFSKSAKMSSRREAWRRLNRRRKRAVKLVEELGLRTQRIETMIRTLEDFTCRAAELKGLVEQHKRAKLPPAERAQWIKEFRQILRCTQETPSSMRNRVAKIKTIYTQYQHAKRGLSEGNLRLVVSIAKKYRNRGLSFLDLIQEGNAGLMRAVDKFEYRRGFKFCTYATWWIRQAITRAVADQSRTIRIPVHMVETMSRVRNVSRELLQRLGREPTIEETAREAGTAIDETRRVLAMSRYPISLDRPVGNSEDSHFGDLLPDGDAENPAVGAAQEMLRTRISKVLKTLSYREREIIKLRYGLGDGYSYTLEEVGHIFKVTRERIRQIEAKAVRKLQQPSRAQELLGFLD